A section of the Lepus europaeus isolate LE1 chromosome 10, mLepTim1.pri, whole genome shotgun sequence genome encodes:
- the LOC133768165 gene encoding beta-defensin 119-like — protein sequence MEESFSFPKGVGRRNSDRCMGNSGICRPSCKKNEQPYFFCRNYQPCCLQSYVRISISGPKESNEWSYEKHWPDIP from the exons ATGGAGGAGAGCTTCTCGTTCCCAAAGGGTGTAG gcagacgTAACAGCGATCGATGCATGGGTAACAGTGGAATCTGTAGACCCTCTTGCAAAAAGAATGAGCAGCCATACTTCTTTTGCAGAAATTATCAACCCTGCTGCCTCCAGTCCTATGTGAGGATAAGTATTTCTGGACCAAAAGAAAGTAATGAGTGGTCCTACGAGAAACACTGGCCGGACATACCTTGA